CGGAAGGCCTACGGCGGCGCCTACTGCGTCATGGCGTCGAAACATCTCGGCGCCGACGTGAACTACGCGTGGCCGACCGCCGAACTCGCCGTCATGGGGCCGGAAGGCGCCGTGAACGTCCTCTACAGCGACGAACTGGCGGACGCGGACGACGCGGACGCCCGACGGGCGGACCTCGTCGAGGAGTACCGCGAGGAGTTCGCCAACCCCTACACCGCCGCCGACCGCGGGTTCATCGACGACGTGATCGAACCGCAGGACACCCGGGCGCGCCTCGTCGACGATCTGCACATGCTGAAGACGAAACGCGAGAGCAACCCGGAGAAGAAACACGGCAACATCCCGATATGAACCTGAACGTTCCCGACGACGCCGACGACGCGGAGGCGGCCGCCATCGCCGCCGCCGTAGGTGCCCACCTCACCGACCGGGACCGCGCCGTGGCCGCCGCGGCCGCCGCGGCCGCCGCGGGCGACGAGGAGTCGTGGCGGGGGCGCAAGTGGGCCTTCGCCGGCCGGATCGACGGTCTACAGGGGCGATCGATCCGCGTCCCCGAGACGGCACCGACCGACGGGTGGACGGCGTCGGGCCGAACGGATCGGTTCTGAGTCCGGCGCAAGGCGCCGTCCAGTAGGCATATACGTACCCCACGTGTACGCGAGCGTCGTGAGCGGAGAACACGGCCGGACCGACGAGGTACGCGTCGGCCCCACCGTCGCCGAGGGATACGGGAGCGGGCGCGCGGGATTGGTCGGCTGGATCGATATCGTCGGATCGCAACTCTCCCCGGCCTGGCGACGACGACTCGGAAGCGGAATCGTCGCCGGCGTCGGCGGCCTCCTCGTCGGAATTCCGTTCTATCACCTGTCCCGACACGCCCTCTCGGCCGAGGCGCTCGCCGGGGACGCGTTGCCGCTCCTATTCGGTGTCGTTCTGCTCGGCGTCGGAGCGTGGCTGGGCTGGCTGAGCGACGACGACCTGGCGCCGCTTGTGACGGCGTTCTGGGTCACCGTCGGCCTCGGCGTTACGGTGCTCGTCACGCTCTATTTCCTCACCCTCCACGTCGCGCACGGCCACGTCGT
This window of the Haloplanus rubicundus genome carries:
- a CDS encoding acc operon protein, coding for MNLNVPDDADDAEAAAIAAAVGAHLTDRDRAVAAAAAAAAAGDEESWRGRKWAFAGRIDGLQGRSIRVPETAPTDGWTASGRTDRF